Proteins from a single region of Amycolatopsis sp. CA-230715:
- a CDS encoding TetR/AcrR family transcriptional regulator has protein sequence MARLTRAESQARTREQLVSTAKRQFLRAGYAATSLEKVAEEAGYSKGAVYSNFRNKNELCLAVLDDIHERQTAMLTEAITGAADLESMLAAFQAWSERSIGDEAWTALEVEFATNARHDPEVRHQLALRSKAIRDTIAGILTAHAGHLGLTLPMSAEDTATALLSLGIGLGVQRAVDPGVSAVVLTDVIRLFAGR, from the coding sequence ATGGCACGACTCACGCGCGCGGAGAGCCAGGCCCGCACCCGCGAACAGCTCGTCTCGACGGCCAAGCGGCAGTTCCTGCGCGCGGGCTACGCGGCGACCTCGCTGGAGAAGGTCGCCGAGGAGGCGGGCTACTCCAAAGGGGCGGTCTACTCGAACTTCCGCAACAAGAACGAACTGTGCCTCGCCGTGCTCGACGACATCCACGAGCGGCAGACCGCGATGCTGACCGAGGCCATCACCGGCGCGGCCGATCTGGAGAGCATGCTCGCCGCGTTCCAGGCGTGGTCCGAGCGCAGCATCGGCGACGAGGCGTGGACCGCGCTCGAAGTCGAGTTCGCCACCAACGCGCGCCACGACCCGGAGGTCCGCCACCAGCTCGCGCTGCGCAGCAAGGCGATCAGGGACACCATCGCCGGGATCCTCACCGCGCACGCGGGCCACCTCGGGCTGACGCTGCCGATGTCCGCGGAGGACACCGCGACCGCGCTGCTGAGCCTCGGCATCGGGCTCGGCGTGCAGCGAGCCGTCGACCCCGGCGTTTCCGCCGTCGTCCTCACCGATGTGATCAGGTTGTTCGCGGGTCGTTGA
- a CDS encoding enolase C-terminal domain-like protein, translating to MARITGMEVLDVRFPTSRELDGSDAMNPDPDYSAAYVVLHTDGGPDGYGLTFTIGRGNDVQAAAIEALGAHVIGREVPEDAAALADLSARLIGDSQLRWLGPEKGVAHMAVGAVVNAVWDLAARRADRPLWRFLAEMRPEEIAGLVDYRYLSDALTEQDALDILRAAEPGREARTAELLGRGYRAYTTSPGWLGYSDEKLVRLAKQALADGFDMIKLKVGGRLEDDVRRLRIARETVGPGVRIAVDANQRWDVDAAVAWMTELAPYDPYWIEEPTSPDDVLGHAAIAKALAPIRVATGEHVQNRVVFKQLLQAGGLSVLQLDACRVGGVNENVAILLLAAKFGVPVCPHAGGVGLCELVRHLAMFDFVAVSGSAEGRAIEWVDHLHEHFTDPAVVRDGHYLAPTAPGFSARMHDATLRRFRFPDGPEWTEGTGERE from the coding sequence ATGGCGCGCATCACCGGCATGGAGGTGCTCGACGTCCGGTTCCCGACGTCGAGGGAGCTCGACGGATCCGACGCGATGAACCCGGATCCGGACTACTCGGCGGCCTACGTCGTCCTGCACACCGACGGCGGGCCGGACGGCTACGGCCTCACGTTCACCATCGGGCGCGGCAACGACGTGCAGGCCGCGGCGATCGAGGCACTCGGCGCGCACGTGATCGGGCGCGAGGTGCCCGAGGACGCGGCCGCGCTCGCGGACCTTTCCGCGCGGCTCATCGGCGATTCGCAGCTGCGCTGGCTCGGCCCCGAAAAGGGCGTGGCGCACATGGCCGTCGGCGCCGTGGTGAACGCGGTGTGGGACCTCGCTGCCCGCCGCGCGGACCGTCCACTGTGGAGGTTCCTGGCGGAGATGCGGCCGGAGGAGATCGCCGGGCTCGTCGACTACCGCTACCTGTCCGACGCGCTCACCGAACAGGACGCGCTCGACATCCTCCGTGCCGCCGAGCCGGGGCGCGAGGCGCGCACCGCCGAGCTGCTCGGCCGCGGGTACCGCGCCTACACCACGTCGCCCGGCTGGCTCGGCTATTCCGACGAAAAGCTGGTGCGGCTGGCGAAGCAGGCGCTCGCCGACGGGTTCGACATGATCAAGCTCAAGGTCGGCGGCAGGCTCGAAGACGACGTGCGGCGGCTGCGGATCGCGCGCGAAACCGTCGGCCCCGGCGTCCGGATCGCGGTCGACGCGAACCAGCGCTGGGACGTCGACGCGGCGGTGGCGTGGATGACCGAGCTGGCGCCGTACGACCCGTACTGGATCGAGGAGCCCACCTCGCCGGACGACGTGCTCGGGCACGCGGCCATCGCGAAGGCGCTGGCGCCGATCAGGGTGGCCACTGGCGAGCACGTGCAGAACCGCGTGGTGTTCAAGCAGCTTCTCCAAGCGGGCGGGCTTTCCGTGCTGCAGCTCGACGCGTGCCGGGTCGGCGGTGTCAACGAGAACGTGGCGATCCTGTTGCTGGCGGCCAAGTTCGGCGTGCCGGTGTGCCCGCACGCGGGCGGGGTCGGGCTGTGCGAACTGGTGCGCCACCTCGCCATGTTCGATTTCGTCGCGGTGTCCGGCTCGGCCGAGGGCAGGGCCATCGAATGGGTCGACCACCTGCACGAGCACTTCACCGATCCGGCCGTGGTGCGCGACGGGCACTACCTCGCGCCGACGGCACCGGGATTTTCCGCCAGGATGCACGACGCGACGCTCCGCCGCTTCCGGTTCCCGGACGGTCCGGAGTGGACAGAGGGAACGGGAGAGCGCGAGTGA
- a CDS encoding ABC transporter permease encodes MSETTEIKAVSPPKAAAKAPVKKSRAGWIRDVALLPALVVLVAIGGLVNDSFLSVDNIVSILGSSAALALIVLGESLVLITGKFDLSLESTVGIAPALGALLVIPAASAGFGTEFPTVVGLLGILVVGALIGAFNGFLIVKLQLNAFIVTLAMLTVLRGVLIGATNGKTLFDMPDAFFALATTTFAGLPMSVWLAALAYLITGLVLRYHRVGRALYAIGGNREAARAAGIRVDKITWLVFVVAGVLAALGGLVLTGYVGALNANQGNGMIFTVFAAAVIGGISLDGGRGTMFGALTGVLLLGVVQNMLNLAQVPAFWIQAIYGGIILIALMISRFAGGKPQT; translated from the coding sequence ATGTCTGAAACCACGGAGATCAAGGCGGTGTCCCCACCGAAAGCCGCCGCGAAGGCACCGGTGAAGAAGAGCAGGGCGGGCTGGATCCGCGACGTCGCGCTGCTGCCCGCGCTCGTCGTGCTGGTGGCGATCGGCGGGCTGGTCAACGACAGCTTCCTCAGCGTCGACAACATCGTCAGCATCCTCGGCTCCTCGGCGGCGCTCGCGCTGATCGTGCTCGGTGAGTCGCTCGTGCTGATCACCGGGAAGTTCGACCTGTCGCTCGAGTCCACTGTGGGCATCGCGCCCGCGCTCGGCGCGCTGCTGGTGATCCCGGCGGCGTCGGCCGGGTTCGGCACCGAGTTCCCGACTGTCGTCGGGCTGCTGGGCATCCTCGTCGTCGGCGCGCTGATCGGGGCGTTCAACGGGTTCCTGATCGTCAAGCTGCAGCTCAACGCGTTCATCGTGACGCTGGCGATGCTGACCGTGCTGCGCGGTGTGCTGATCGGCGCGACCAACGGCAAGACCCTGTTCGACATGCCGGACGCGTTCTTCGCGCTCGCCACGACCACCTTCGCCGGCCTGCCGATGTCGGTGTGGCTGGCCGCGCTCGCCTACCTGATCACCGGCCTCGTGCTGCGGTACCACCGCGTCGGGCGCGCGCTCTACGCGATCGGCGGCAACCGCGAGGCGGCGCGCGCGGCGGGCATCCGGGTCGACAAGATCACCTGGCTGGTGTTCGTGGTGGCCGGTGTGCTCGCCGCGCTCGGCGGGCTGGTGCTCACCGGGTACGTCGGCGCGCTCAACGCCAACCAGGGCAACGGGATGATCTTCACCGTGTTCGCCGCGGCGGTGATCGGCGGCATCTCGCTCGACGGCGGGCGGGGCACCATGTTCGGCGCGCTCACCGGCGTGCTGCTGCTCGGCGTCGTGCAGAACATGCTGAACCTGGCGCAGGTGCCCGCGTTCTGGATCCAGGCGATCTACGGCGGCATCATCCTGATCGCGCTGATGATCTCCCGGTTCGCGGGCGGGAAGCCCCAGACATGA
- a CDS encoding sugar ABC transporter substrate-binding protein — MQKVIKIAAAVTALALTASACGSTKDKAAPAAGSGGGGKVGATVPLLTSPFWQAYNGYVPKMAQEAGIEALPTVNADSDPAKLITDMNTLLNQGVKGMVVTPLDSAAVVAGLNQAERKGVPVVAVDVAPESGKVAMVVRADNKAYGTKACDAIGEKVKQGKVVQVMGDLASVNGRERSEAFRECMKSYPGVQVLEIPAEWKADKAASGLESLLTANPDVKAVYLQAGGVYLAPTLQTLRRKNLFFPAGDPKHVVLVSNDGIPQELAAIRAGELDATVSQPADDYAKYGMYWIKKAMAGETFKPGPTDHHSTVVESRPGILEDQLPAPVITKANVDDKALWGNNL, encoded by the coding sequence GTGCAGAAGGTCATCAAGATCGCCGCGGCGGTCACCGCGCTCGCGCTGACGGCGAGCGCCTGCGGGTCCACAAAGGACAAAGCGGCACCGGCGGCGGGGAGCGGTGGCGGGGGCAAGGTCGGGGCCACCGTGCCGCTGCTGACCTCCCCGTTCTGGCAGGCCTACAACGGCTACGTGCCGAAGATGGCGCAGGAGGCCGGGATCGAGGCGCTGCCGACGGTGAACGCCGACAGCGACCCGGCCAAGCTCATCACCGATATGAACACGCTGCTCAACCAGGGTGTCAAGGGCATGGTGGTGACCCCGCTGGACTCCGCGGCGGTGGTGGCCGGGCTGAACCAGGCCGAGCGCAAGGGCGTGCCGGTGGTGGCGGTCGACGTGGCACCGGAGAGCGGCAAGGTCGCGATGGTCGTCCGCGCCGACAACAAGGCCTACGGCACGAAGGCCTGCGACGCGATCGGGGAGAAGGTCAAGCAGGGCAAGGTCGTCCAGGTGATGGGCGATCTCGCCTCGGTCAACGGCCGCGAGCGCTCCGAGGCGTTCCGGGAGTGCATGAAGTCCTACCCCGGCGTGCAGGTGCTCGAAATCCCCGCCGAGTGGAAGGCCGACAAGGCCGCCTCGGGGCTGGAGAGCCTGCTCACCGCGAACCCCGACGTCAAGGCCGTGTACCTGCAGGCGGGCGGGGTCTACCTGGCGCCGACGCTGCAGACGTTGCGCCGCAAGAACCTCTTCTTCCCCGCGGGCGATCCGAAGCACGTCGTGCTGGTCAGCAACGACGGCATCCCGCAGGAACTGGCCGCGATCAGGGCGGGCGAACTGGACGCGACGGTCTCGCAGCCCGCCGACGACTACGCGAAGTACGGCATGTACTGGATCAAGAAGGCGATGGCGGGGGAGACCTTCAAGCCGGGCCCGACCGATCACCACAGCACCGTGGTGGAGAGCAGGCCGGGCATCCTCGAAGACCAGCTCCCCGCGCCGGTGATCACCAAGGCCAACGTGGACGACAAGGCGTTGTGGGGCAACAACCTATGA
- a CDS encoding SDR family NAD(P)-dependent oxidoreductase: MTDFEGLKAVVTGGASGIGLAAARQLSARGAAVAVLDLRADGLPAGLTGFRCDVSDDGEVRAAIDAAATALGGIDVLVNNAGIGAQGDVAANDDAEWHRVLDVNVVGMARVSRAALPHLRGSSSAAIVNTCSIAAWAGLPNRALYSASKGAVLALTLAMATDHLPDEIRVNCVCPGTADTPWVGRLLDSAADPAAERAALEARQPMGRLVSADEVANAITYLASPLSGSTTGTNLAVDGGMYGLRPRGPVQH; encoded by the coding sequence GTGACCGACTTCGAGGGCCTCAAGGCCGTGGTGACCGGCGGCGCGTCTGGGATCGGGCTCGCCGCCGCCCGGCAGCTGTCCGCGCGCGGCGCCGCGGTGGCCGTGCTCGACCTGCGCGCGGACGGGCTGCCCGCCGGGCTGACCGGGTTCCGCTGCGACGTCTCCGACGACGGCGAGGTGCGGGCCGCGATCGACGCCGCGGCCACCGCGCTCGGCGGGATCGACGTGCTGGTCAACAACGCGGGCATCGGCGCGCAGGGCGACGTGGCGGCCAACGACGACGCCGAGTGGCACCGCGTGCTCGACGTCAACGTGGTCGGCATGGCGCGGGTGAGCAGGGCCGCGCTGCCGCACCTGCGCGGGTCCTCGTCGGCCGCGATCGTCAACACCTGCTCGATCGCCGCGTGGGCCGGGCTGCCCAACCGGGCGCTGTACTCCGCCAGCAAGGGCGCGGTGCTCGCGCTCACGCTCGCGATGGCCACCGACCACCTGCCCGACGAGATCAGGGTCAACTGCGTCTGCCCCGGTACCGCGGACACCCCGTGGGTGGGCAGGCTGCTCGACTCGGCCGCCGATCCGGCTGCCGAGCGGGCGGCGCTCGAAGCGCGCCAGCCGATGGGCAGGCTCGTCAGCGCGGACGAGGTGGCCAACGCGATCACCTACCTCGCCAGCCCGCTTTCGGGTTCGACGACCGGAACCAACTTGGCCGTGGACGGCGGAATGTACGGCCTGCGCCCGCGCGGTCCGGTGCAGCACTAG
- a CDS encoding fumarylacetoacetate hydrolase family protein, giving the protein MQLLRLGDQGSERPYVRDDDGAVHDLSPLTAEIDSAFLASDWVSRVADSSLPVVDVAGLRVGAPIAQPGKVVCIGLNYRGHAEETGAAIPAEPVVFMKAPDAVVGPGDTVLVPRGSTATDWEVELGVVIGRTARYLDRVEDALAHVAGYVLSHDVSERDFQLHRGGQWDKGKSCETFNPLGPHLLPAAEVPDPQALGLRLWVNGEKKQDSTTADMIFPVAEIVHYLSQFMVLRPGDLINTGTPAGVALGQPEPKPYLAEGDVVELEIDGLGRQRQRIGQA; this is encoded by the coding sequence GTGCAGCTGCTGCGCCTCGGTGACCAGGGAAGCGAACGCCCTTACGTTCGCGACGATGACGGCGCGGTGCACGACCTGAGCCCGCTCACCGCCGAGATCGACAGCGCGTTCCTGGCCTCGGACTGGGTTTCGCGGGTCGCGGACAGCTCCCTGCCCGTGGTGGACGTGGCGGGCCTCCGCGTCGGCGCGCCGATCGCGCAGCCGGGCAAGGTCGTCTGCATCGGGCTGAACTACCGCGGCCACGCCGAGGAGACCGGTGCCGCGATCCCGGCCGAACCGGTCGTGTTCATGAAAGCACCTGACGCCGTCGTCGGCCCCGGCGACACCGTGCTCGTGCCGCGCGGGTCGACGGCGACCGACTGGGAGGTCGAACTCGGCGTCGTCATCGGCCGCACCGCGCGCTACCTGGACCGCGTCGAGGACGCGCTCGCGCACGTCGCCGGGTACGTGCTCTCGCACGACGTGTCCGAACGCGACTTCCAGCTCCACCGCGGCGGCCAGTGGGACAAGGGAAAGTCGTGCGAGACGTTCAACCCGCTCGGCCCGCACCTGCTGCCCGCGGCCGAAGTGCCCGACCCGCAGGCGCTCGGCCTGCGGCTGTGGGTGAACGGCGAAAAGAAGCAGGACTCCACGACCGCCGACATGATCTTTCCGGTCGCCGAGATCGTGCACTACCTGAGCCAGTTCATGGTGCTGCGGCCCGGCGACCTGATCAACACCGGCACCCCGGCCGGGGTCGCGCTCGGCCAGCCGGAACCGAAGCCGTACCTCGCCGAGGGCGACGTCGTGGAGCTGGAGATCGACGGTCTCGGCAGGCAGCGCCAGCGCATCGGGCAGGCGTGA
- a CDS encoding sugar ABC transporter ATP-binding protein translates to MSAPVVRAECVGKRYGPTVALRDVSLTVTPGQSHALVGRNGAGKSTLVSLLTGLSKPDTGSIAFGSEPAPPVADREAWRRHVACVYQHSTVIPHLSVAENLFLNRQSGGRFAISWRRLRAQARELLDSWGVEVDVDTSAGELSVEDRQFVEIARSLSYGARFIVLDEPTAQLDHQAIDRLFARMREMQAAGVTFLFISHHLREVYEVCQAVTVLRDAGHVLTAPVAEIAHAELIDAMTGEQGGLTVADAAAREALASDVDEALSVESLSGDEFDDVSFSVRRGEVLGLAGSNASGKHQVAETVYGLRAPKSGRITVAGKPLKTGDVPAALAAGIGCVPRDRHHQGLVLELSIADNATMTVLDRLGTAGVAAPRARTRTASRALSEYDIVAAGPDQAVSDLSGGNQQKVVLARALARDPGVVVLINPTAGVDVKSKEALLAVVDRVRADGKAVLIVSDELDDLRLADRVLVLRGGRVVGEHDAGWADGDLVADIEGVELDV, encoded by the coding sequence ATGAGCGCGCCCGTGGTCCGCGCCGAGTGCGTCGGCAAGCGGTACGGCCCCACGGTGGCGTTGCGCGACGTCAGCCTGACCGTGACGCCGGGCCAGTCGCACGCGCTCGTCGGCCGGAACGGGGCTGGCAAGTCGACGCTGGTGTCCCTCCTCACCGGACTGTCCAAACCGGACACGGGATCGATCGCGTTCGGTAGCGAGCCCGCGCCACCGGTCGCCGACCGCGAGGCGTGGCGGCGCCACGTCGCCTGCGTCTACCAGCACTCCACGGTGATCCCGCACCTGTCCGTCGCGGAGAACCTGTTCCTCAACCGCCAGTCCGGCGGCCGGTTCGCGATCAGCTGGCGGCGGCTGCGGGCGCAGGCGCGCGAGCTGCTCGATTCCTGGGGCGTCGAGGTGGATGTGGACACCTCGGCTGGCGAGCTGTCCGTCGAGGACCGCCAGTTCGTCGAGATCGCGCGGTCGCTGTCCTACGGCGCGCGGTTCATCGTGCTCGACGAGCCCACCGCGCAGCTCGACCACCAGGCGATCGACCGGCTCTTCGCGCGCATGCGCGAAATGCAGGCGGCCGGGGTGACCTTCCTGTTCATCTCCCACCATCTGCGGGAGGTGTACGAGGTGTGCCAGGCGGTCACCGTGCTGCGCGACGCGGGGCACGTGCTGACCGCGCCGGTCGCCGAGATCGCGCACGCCGAGCTGATCGACGCGATGACCGGCGAGCAGGGCGGGCTGACCGTCGCCGACGCCGCCGCGCGCGAGGCGCTGGCGTCCGATGTGGACGAAGCACTGTCCGTCGAATCGCTGTCGGGCGACGAGTTCGACGACGTGTCGTTCTCGGTGCGGCGCGGGGAGGTGCTCGGGCTCGCGGGCAGCAACGCCAGCGGCAAGCACCAGGTGGCCGAGACCGTGTACGGCCTGCGCGCACCGAAGTCGGGGCGGATCACCGTGGCGGGGAAACCGCTGAAGACCGGGGATGTCCCGGCCGCGCTGGCGGCGGGGATCGGCTGCGTGCCAAGGGATCGCCACCACCAGGGCCTCGTGCTCGAACTGTCCATCGCGGACAACGCGACGATGACCGTGCTCGACCGGCTCGGTACGGCCGGGGTCGCCGCACCTCGCGCGCGCACCCGCACCGCGAGCAGGGCACTGTCCGAATACGACATCGTGGCCGCCGGGCCGGACCAGGCGGTGTCCGATCTTTCCGGCGGGAACCAGCAGAAGGTCGTGCTGGCGCGGGCGCTCGCGCGCGACCCCGGCGTCGTGGTGCTGATCAACCCCACCGCGGGCGTGGACGTGAAATCGAAGGAAGCCCTGCTCGCGGTGGTGGACAGGGTGCGCGCGGACGGCAAGGCGGTGCTGATCGTCAGCGACGAGCTGGACGACCTCCGCCTCGCCGACCGGGTGCTGGTGCTGCGCGGCGGCAGGGTCGTCGGCGAGCACGACGCGGGCTGGGCCGACGGCGATCTCGTGGCCGATATCGAAGGAGTCGAACTGGATGTCTGA
- a CDS encoding GNAT family N-acetyltransferase, giving the protein MRTAWGIVRQPVGSAESVALLRRYYDEVASRYWNRVLSEEEVDEVVAEFPDDDITEPAGLFFVGRLDGRPAGCAGLRFVDGETAELTRVYVDPSARGTGGAPLLVAAVEEAARLRGIKVVRLDTRDDLVEARALYAKLGYAEVEAFNSEPYAEHWFAKELVTG; this is encoded by the coding sequence GTGAGGACCGCTTGGGGGATCGTGCGGCAGCCGGTCGGCTCCGCCGAATCGGTGGCGCTGCTGCGCCGCTACTACGACGAGGTGGCGAGCCGGTACTGGAACCGCGTGCTCAGCGAGGAAGAAGTCGACGAGGTGGTGGCCGAGTTCCCCGACGACGACATCACCGAGCCCGCCGGGCTGTTCTTCGTCGGCAGGCTCGACGGCCGTCCGGCGGGCTGTGCGGGGCTGCGCTTCGTCGACGGCGAGACCGCGGAACTGACGCGGGTGTACGTCGACCCGTCCGCGCGCGGCACCGGTGGCGCGCCGCTGCTGGTCGCCGCGGTCGAGGAGGCCGCCCGGCTGCGCGGGATCAAGGTGGTCCGCCTCGACACCCGCGACGATCTGGTGGAAGCTCGTGCGCTGTACGCCAAGCTGGGCTACGCCGAGGTCGAGGCGTTCAACAGTGAGCCGTACGCCGAGCACTGGTTCGCCAAGGAGCTCGTGACCGGCTGA
- a CDS encoding SDR family NAD(P)-dependent oxidoreductase, with amino-acid sequence MKEFGGKVAVITGAGSGIGRALALNLAARGSELALSDVDEVRVAETAAQCEKIGATARPYQLDVSDRAAVAAHAEQVRADFGRVNLVVNNAGVALVGTVEDSTWEQLDWIVGINFWGVVHGTKAFLPHLKESGDGYLVNISSVFGLIGVPTQSAYNATKFAVRGFTEALRQELLSDKRVGVSCVHPGGIKTNIVRDARVTDGKDRASMFDKIARTTPEQAARTILRGVQRKSPKILIGPDAYAIDLLPKVLGARYQRLVGVVSKRFL; translated from the coding sequence ATGAAGGAGTTCGGTGGCAAGGTCGCCGTCATCACCGGGGCGGGGTCGGGGATCGGCAGGGCGCTCGCGCTGAACCTCGCCGCGCGCGGCAGCGAGCTCGCACTGTCCGATGTGGACGAAGTGCGGGTGGCCGAAACCGCGGCCCAGTGCGAAAAGATCGGCGCCACCGCGCGGCCCTACCAGCTCGACGTTTCCGACCGCGCCGCCGTCGCCGCGCACGCCGAGCAGGTGCGCGCGGACTTCGGCCGGGTGAACCTCGTGGTCAACAACGCGGGCGTGGCGCTGGTCGGCACCGTCGAGGACTCGACGTGGGAGCAGCTCGACTGGATCGTCGGCATCAACTTCTGGGGCGTGGTGCACGGGACGAAGGCGTTCCTGCCGCACCTGAAGGAGTCCGGCGACGGGTACCTGGTGAACATCTCCAGCGTGTTCGGGCTGATCGGCGTGCCGACGCAGAGCGCGTACAACGCCACGAAGTTCGCGGTGCGCGGCTTCACCGAGGCGCTGCGCCAGGAACTGCTCTCCGACAAGCGGGTCGGCGTCAGCTGCGTGCACCCCGGCGGCATCAAGACCAACATCGTGCGCGACGCCAGGGTCACCGACGGCAAGGACCGGGCGTCGATGTTCGACAAGATCGCCAGGACCACGCCAGAGCAGGCGGCGCGCACGATCCTGCGCGGCGTGCAGCGGAAGAGCCCGAAGATCCTGATCGGCCCGGACGCCTACGCCATCGACCTGCTGCCGAAGGTACTGGGCGCGCGCTACCAGCGCCTGGTTGGCGTCGTCTCGAAGCGCTTCCTCTGA
- a CDS encoding aldo/keto reductase, giving the protein MNVTVTPLGLGCAQLGNLYRAMSDENAAATVARAWDDGIRYFDTAPHYGLGLSERRLGAALTGRPRAEYAVSTKVGRLLEPNPGGSSRRDEAGFDVPATLRRRWDFSADGVRRSLDESMARLGLDRVDLVYVHDPDDHFDDAVTGAVPALVSLREQGMIGAVGIGMNQAPMLAEFVRRGDVDAVMVAGRYTLLNQPALDELLPLCEERGVAVMAAGVFNGGILATPEPGTKYDYVDAPPELAEKAARIAAVCQRHGAELPQVAMALPAAHPAVASVVVGSQSPEQVAANVARARRPVPPELWYDLIDAGLLRQDTPVRTAA; this is encoded by the coding sequence GTGAACGTGACCGTCACGCCGCTGGGGCTGGGCTGCGCGCAGCTCGGCAACCTCTACCGCGCGATGTCCGACGAGAACGCGGCGGCGACCGTGGCGCGCGCGTGGGACGACGGGATCCGGTACTTCGACACCGCGCCGCACTACGGGCTCGGGCTGTCCGAACGGCGGCTCGGTGCCGCGCTGACCGGGCGCCCCCGTGCCGAGTACGCGGTGTCGACGAAGGTCGGCAGGCTCCTCGAACCGAACCCGGGCGGCTCTTCCCGTCGCGACGAGGCCGGGTTCGACGTCCCGGCGACCTTGCGCCGCCGGTGGGACTTCAGCGCCGACGGCGTTCGCCGGTCCCTCGACGAGAGCATGGCCCGGCTCGGCCTCGACCGGGTCGATCTCGTCTACGTGCACGATCCGGACGACCACTTCGACGACGCCGTCACCGGTGCCGTGCCCGCCCTGGTTTCGTTGCGCGAGCAGGGAATGATCGGCGCGGTCGGGATCGGCATGAACCAGGCCCCGATGCTCGCGGAGTTCGTCCGCCGCGGCGACGTCGACGCCGTCATGGTGGCGGGCCGCTACACGCTGCTGAACCAGCCCGCGCTCGACGAACTGCTCCCGCTGTGCGAAGAGCGCGGGGTGGCGGTGATGGCGGCGGGCGTGTTCAACGGCGGCATCCTCGCTACGCCGGAGCCCGGCACGAAGTACGACTACGTCGACGCGCCACCGGAACTGGCCGAGAAGGCGGCGCGGATCGCGGCGGTCTGCCAACGGCACGGCGCGGAGCTGCCGCAGGTCGCGATGGCGCTGCCCGCGGCACATCCGGCGGTGGCGAGCGTGGTGGTCGGCTCGCAGTCACCGGAGCAGGTCGCCGCGAACGTGGCTCGCGCGCGGCGGCCGGTGCCGCCGGAGCTGTGGTACGACCTGATCGACGCCGGGCTCCTGCGCCAGGACACCCCGGTGAGGACGGCCGCATGA
- a CDS encoding L-rhamnose mutarotase, with translation MTHRVALHTRLRPGKEAEYERVHAVIPDELDAALRESGVRSWRIWRDGLDLFHVVEVDDYPAMRRTLAGHPANVPWQARMAELLDVEDDYSGTDSGLSLVWELP, from the coding sequence ATGACCCACCGAGTGGCCCTGCACACCCGGTTGAGACCGGGCAAAGAGGCGGAATACGAGCGCGTGCACGCCGTCATCCCGGACGAGCTGGACGCCGCGCTGCGCGAATCGGGCGTGCGGTCGTGGCGGATCTGGCGCGACGGGCTCGACCTGTTCCACGTCGTCGAGGTGGACGACTACCCGGCGATGCGCCGCACGCTGGCCGGGCACCCGGCGAACGTGCCATGGCAGGCCAGGATGGCGGAACTGCTCGACGTCGAGGACGACTACTCGGGCACCGATTCCGGTCTGTCGCTGGTGTGGGAGCTGCCGTGA
- a CDS encoding FadR/GntR family transcriptional regulator, producing the protein MPVTDVAIDKIKDMIISGELAPGDRLPKEAELAERLGLSRSSLREAVKALCLIRVLDVRQGDGTYVTSLEPKLLLDAMTFVVDFHRDDTVLDFLAVRRILEPAATALAALHMDEAGIAELRTLLDELEDSPTVEALVANDLAFHRRIADGSGNPVLCSLLDSLSGPTTRARVWRGLTQEGAVAKTREQHMAIYEAIAAREPELARSWATVHVAGVEQWLRNALGTAD; encoded by the coding sequence ATGCCGGTCACCGACGTCGCGATCGACAAGATCAAGGACATGATCATCTCGGGCGAGCTGGCACCGGGCGACCGGCTGCCGAAGGAGGCCGAACTCGCCGAGCGGCTCGGGCTGTCCCGCAGCTCGCTGCGCGAGGCCGTCAAGGCGCTGTGCCTGATCAGGGTCCTCGACGTGCGCCAGGGCGACGGCACGTACGTCACCAGCCTCGAACCGAAGCTGCTGCTCGACGCGATGACGTTCGTCGTCGACTTCCACCGCGACGACACCGTGCTCGACTTCCTCGCGGTCCGCCGCATCCTGGAACCCGCCGCCACCGCACTCGCCGCGCTGCACATGGATGAGGCAGGCATCGCCGAACTGCGCACACTGCTCGACGAGCTGGAGGACTCGCCGACCGTGGAAGCGCTGGTGGCCAACGACCTCGCCTTCCACCGCCGCATCGCGGACGGGTCCGGCAACCCGGTGCTGTGCTCGCTGCTGGACAGCCTGTCCGGGCCGACCACGCGCGCGCGGGTCTGGCGCGGCCTCACCCAGGAGGGCGCGGTCGCGAAGACCCGCGAGCAGCACATGGCCATCTACGAGGCGATCGCCGCACGGGAGCCGGAGCTGGCGCGCTCGTGGGCTACCGTGCACGTCGCCGGGGTCGAGCAGTGGCTGCGCAACGCGCTGGGGACGGCGGACTGA